One part of the Oceanihabitans sp. IOP_32 genome encodes these proteins:
- a CDS encoding DUF2461 domain-containing protein has translation MSASALKSAFSFLKKLEKNNNRDWFNDNKAEFKAVEKEIKAIYNSVSEQLNKHDRIEKSKVFRIYRDVRFSKNKLPYKTHFGGSFNRTKPRLRGGYYLHIQPHNESFIAVGFWEPNKEDLLRIRKEFEMDDSEIREILENKTFKSIWGGFVGDEVKTAPRGFNKDHQAFAFAKENRL, from the coding sequence ATGAGCGCATCTGCATTGAAATCCGCTTTCAGCTTTTTAAAGAAACTAGAAAAAAACAATAATCGCGATTGGTTTAATGATAACAAAGCTGAGTTTAAAGCTGTTGAAAAAGAAATAAAAGCCATTTACAATTCGGTTTCAGAACAGTTAAACAAGCACGATAGGATTGAAAAATCTAAAGTATTCAGAATATATCGAGATGTGCGTTTTTCTAAAAACAAACTGCCTTACAAAACCCATTTTGGCGGATCGTTTAATAGAACAAAACCCAGATTACGAGGTGGGTATTATCTTCATATTCAGCCTCACAACGAGAGTTTTATCGCTGTTGGCTTTTGGGAACCAAATAAAGAAGACTTGCTTCGCATTAGAAAGGAGTTTGAAATGGACGACTCAGAAATCAGAGAAATACTCGAAAACAAAACCTTTAAAAGTATTTGGGGCGGTTTTGTAGGCGATGAAGTAAAAACCGCACCAAGAGGTTTTAATAAAGATCATCAAGCCTTTGCTTTTGCGAAAGAAAATCGCTTATAG
- a CDS encoding PIN domain-containing protein: MIHSVRFTCVLDTNVIYPIEIRDLLFWFAHYDLFTPKWSNHIFDEWEDVMIRKGLEDKEIKKRINRANLAFPDALVINYEPLIEGLTLPDEKDRHVLAAAIKTNANIIVTNNLKDFPNDYLASFGLAAKSADDFIADIIDLNHEKAIEAFKKLVLNRRHPDLDEFEVLDNLRKNGLIQSANYLHSLI; encoded by the coding sequence ATGATTCATAGCGTACGTTTTACTTGTGTTCTTGACACGAATGTTATTTATCCGATAGAAATTAGAGACTTGTTATTTTGGTTTGCTCATTATGATTTGTTCACGCCAAAATGGAGCAATCATATTTTTGATGAATGGGAAGACGTAATGATTAGAAAAGGACTAGAAGATAAAGAAATAAAAAAAAGAATTAATAGGGCAAATTTGGCCTTCCCTGATGCACTTGTAATAAATTACGAGCCTTTAATTGAAGGATTAACTTTACCTGATGAAAAAGATCGACATGTACTGGCTGCCGCAATTAAAACAAATGCAAATATTATTGTAACTAATAATTTGAAAGATTTTCCAAATGACTATTTGGCGTCTTTCGGACTGGCTGCGAAATCTGCCGATGATTTCATTGCAGATATAATAGATTTAAACCACGAAAAAGCAATAGAAGCTTTTAAGAAATTAGTGTTAAATAGAAGACATCCAGATTTAGATGAGTTTGAAGTTTTAGATAATTTGAGGAAAAATGGTTTAATTCAATCCGCCAATTACTTACATTCACTTATTTAA
- the hisA gene encoding 1-(5-phosphoribosyl)-5-[(5-phosphoribosylamino)methylideneamino]imidazole-4-carboxamide isomerase: MRIIPAIDIIDGKCVRLTKGDYGTKKIYSESPLEIAKTFEGSGIKYLHLVDLDGAKANHIVNYKVLEQIASKTSLKIDFGGGLKSNEDLHIAFNSGARQITGGSIAVKDPEIFEGWIAKYGSTKIILGADSDNGKISISGWMEQSKEAVIPFIKKYQKKGIQYVICTDISKDGMLEGPSVELYREILEACTNSSSGQSIKLIASGGISSIEELPVLKTLGCEGVIIGKAIYENRISLKQLEKFV, translated from the coding sequence ATGAGAATAATACCAGCAATAGATATTATAGACGGTAAATGTGTGCGTTTAACCAAAGGCGATTACGGCACAAAAAAAATATACAGCGAGAGCCCTCTTGAAATCGCTAAAACTTTTGAAGGTTCTGGAATTAAATACCTGCACTTGGTAGATTTAGATGGCGCTAAAGCAAACCACATTGTAAACTATAAGGTTTTAGAACAAATTGCATCGAAAACAAGTCTTAAAATTGATTTTGGCGGCGGTTTAAAAAGTAACGAAGATTTGCATATCGCTTTTAATTCTGGTGCTAGACAAATTACAGGCGGGAGCATTGCGGTTAAAGATCCAGAAATTTTTGAAGGTTGGATAGCCAAATATGGTTCTACAAAAATTATTTTAGGAGCCGATAGCGATAACGGAAAAATTTCGATAAGCGGTTGGATGGAACAGAGTAAAGAAGCGGTCATCCCGTTTATAAAAAAATATCAAAAAAAGGGCATTCAATATGTTATTTGTACAGACATTTCAAAAGATGGTATGCTAGAAGGTCCTTCGGTAGAATTGTACCGAGAAATTCTTGAAGCCTGTACCAATAGTAGTAGTGGTCAATCTATAAAATTAATAGCATCTGGCGGTATTTCAAGCATTGAAGAACTGCCTGTTTTAAAAACCTTAGGATGCGAAGGCGTGATTATAGGAAAAGCGATTTACGAAAACAGAATCAGTTTAAAACAATTGGAAAAATTCGTTTAA
- the hisIE gene encoding bifunctional phosphoribosyl-AMP cyclohydrolase/phosphoribosyl-ATP diphosphatase HisIE, whose protein sequence is MTIKFDSNGLIPAIIQDATTKNVLMLGYMNEDAYQKTIETKQVTFFSRSKQRLWTKGEESGNFLNLIDIKNDCDNDTLLIQVKPNGPTCHKGTDNCWGETNHSNFGFFSTLEQVIAERVANKDTNTSYVASLFSKGINKIAQKVGEEAVETVIEAMDNNDDLFLYESADLLFHYLMLLQAKGFTLKDIEAELKGRHK, encoded by the coding sequence ATGACCATAAAATTCGACTCTAACGGACTTATACCAGCAATCATCCAAGATGCTACAACTAAAAATGTATTGATGCTTGGGTATATGAATGAAGATGCTTACCAAAAAACCATTGAAACTAAACAAGTCACTTTTTTTAGCAGAAGTAAACAGCGCTTGTGGACCAAAGGCGAGGAAAGTGGAAACTTTTTAAATCTCATCGATATTAAAAACGATTGCGATAACGACACTCTACTTATTCAAGTTAAACCTAATGGTCCAACCTGTCACAAAGGAACAGATAATTGTTGGGGCGAAACCAATCATTCAAATTTCGGTTTTTTCTCGACCTTAGAACAGGTAATTGCAGAGCGTGTTGCCAATAAAGACACCAATACATCTTACGTGGCCAGTTTGTTTTCAAAAGGAATCAATAAAATTGCACAAAAAGTAGGCGAGGAGGCTGTAGAAACCGTGATTGAAGCCATGGATAACAACGATGACTTATTTCTTTACGAGTCGGCAGATTTACTCTTCCACTATCTCATGTTACTGCAAGCTAAAGGGTTTACATTAAAAGATATTGAAGCCGAATTAAAAGGGAGACATAAATAA
- the hisF gene encoding imidazole glycerol phosphate synthase subunit HisF gives MLTKRIIPCLDIKDGRTVKGVNFVNLRDAGDPVELAKQYATVGADELVFLDISATLEGRATTLDMVLRVAEHVNIPFTVGGGISSVEDVDALLKCGADKVSVNSSAIKRPELINELSSKFGSQCVVVAIDAKQINGQWKVHLAGGSVATDLDLFEWAKEVESLGAGEILFTSMDHDGTKNGFANDALNKLSETLNIPIIASGGAGNVQHFIDTFKDGKADAALAASVFHFGEISIPDLKKELKANRIEVRF, from the coding sequence ATGTTAACAAAAAGAATAATCCCTTGCTTAGATATTAAAGACGGTCGCACCGTAAAGGGTGTTAATTTTGTCAATTTACGCGATGCTGGCGATCCCGTAGAACTGGCAAAACAATACGCTACGGTTGGAGCAGACGAGCTTGTTTTCTTAGACATTTCGGCCACCTTAGAAGGTAGAGCCACAACTTTAGATATGGTTTTACGCGTTGCCGAACATGTTAATATTCCCTTTACTGTGGGTGGCGGGATTTCTTCTGTAGAAGATGTGGACGCCCTTTTAAAATGTGGTGCCGATAAGGTATCTGTGAACTCCTCAGCAATAAAACGACCAGAATTAATAAATGAATTATCTAGTAAATTTGGCAGTCAATGTGTGGTTGTTGCCATTGATGCCAAGCAAATTAATGGCCAATGGAAAGTACATTTGGCAGGGGGTAGTGTGGCAACCGATTTGGATTTATTTGAATGGGCCAAAGAAGTTGAAAGTCTTGGCGCGGGTGAAATTTTATTCACATCCATGGATCATGATGGCACAAAAAATGGTTTTGCAAATGACGCTTTAAATAAGCTTTCTGAAACATTAAACATTCCTATAATAGCCTCTGGTGGCGCAGGAAATGTGCAGCATTTTATAGATACCTTTAAAGACGGAAAAGCAGATGCAGCATTGGCCGCTAGCGTTTTCCATTTTGGAGAAATTTCTATTCCAGACTTAAAAAAAGAATTAAAAGCTAATCGTATTGAAGTGCGTTTTTAG
- a CDS encoding DUF2461 family protein encodes MVYCCFCYGGFCGCIRLYSFDLIKKKQYIFIKKFSDKEVLDSKFIDTVNESFKVVRPFLDYMSDVLTTDLNGVSLID; translated from the coding sequence TTGGTATACTGCTGCTTTTGCTATGGCGGTTTTTGCGGGTGCATTAGGCTGTATAGCTTTGATTTAATAAAAAAGAAACAATACATTTTTATTAAAAAATTCTCAGATAAAGAAGTTTTAGACTCTAAGTTTATCGATACAGTAAACGAATCATTTAAAGTGGTTCGACCTTTTTTAGATTATATGAGCGATGTATTAACTACAGATTTGAATGGGGTTTCGCTTATTGATTAA
- a CDS encoding helix-turn-helix domain-containing protein, with protein MEYFNDIKKPSKKEQIAAMESYNALAATLEDIHSESLEIEIEETTEKIKIPLKALKLLAKILKATGQGKPISVVPIATEMTTQAAAELLGCSRPHFVKLLEEGNIPFTMVGRHRRVKFEDVMNYKKKMKLKREQLLIDMMKSDEELGLYDS; from the coding sequence ATGGAATACTTTAACGACATAAAAAAGCCTTCAAAAAAGGAGCAGATTGCAGCAATGGAATCTTATAATGCCCTTGCTGCCACATTGGAGGATATACATTCTGAAAGTTTAGAAATTGAAATTGAGGAAACTACAGAAAAAATTAAGATTCCTTTAAAAGCACTTAAGCTTTTAGCTAAAATCTTAAAAGCAACCGGTCAAGGAAAGCCAATTTCCGTAGTCCCTATTGCAACCGAAATGACTACACAAGCCGCAGCCGAATTATTGGGCTGTTCAAGACCTCACTTTGTTAAATTATTAGAGGAAGGAAATATTCCTTTCACTATGGTAGGAAGACATCGCAGAGTGAAATTTGAAGATGTCATGAATTACAAGAAAAAAATGAAATTGAAACGGGAACAACTTCTTATAGATATGATGAAGTCTGATGAAGAATTAGGATTATATGATTCATAG
- a CDS encoding tRNA pseudouridine synthase A has product MKKYYYLISIQYLGYRFHGWQKQPNVKTLHHMVDRTFNYILEGQRFKTLSSGRTDAMVSAECAAIELFLFEPIEDLNAFLELFNYNLPQDIRALNIQEVDNKFNIIQHSKVKEYLYLFTYGQKCHPFCAPIMTTILDDLNIETMKQGAKLFEGSHYFKSYCYKPTDNGIYNRTVLLCELVENTIYTANYFPEKSYVLRVKGKGFMRNQIRLMMGTLFDLGKGKLTLKDIELSLKEDYNKRMDYIAPASGLILKDIEFEPR; this is encoded by the coding sequence ATGAAAAAATATTATTACCTCATTTCTATTCAATATTTAGGGTATCGTTTTCATGGTTGGCAAAAACAACCCAATGTTAAAACCTTGCACCATATGGTAGATAGAACCTTTAATTATATTTTAGAAGGCCAGCGTTTTAAAACTCTAAGTTCGGGTAGAACAGATGCTATGGTATCGGCAGAATGTGCAGCAATCGAGTTGTTTTTATTTGAACCTATTGAAGATTTAAACGCTTTTTTAGAGTTATTTAATTACAATCTGCCTCAAGATATTAGGGCTTTAAACATCCAGGAGGTAGATAATAAGTTTAATATTATACAACACTCCAAAGTTAAAGAGTACTTATACTTGTTTACTTATGGGCAAAAATGCCATCCGTTTTGTGCCCCCATAATGACTACCATTCTCGATGATTTAAATATCGAGACCATGAAACAAGGGGCAAAGCTTTTTGAGGGTTCACATTATTTTAAATCCTATTGCTATAAACCCACCGATAATGGTATTTATAATAGAACGGTATTACTTTGCGAATTGGTTGAAAACACGATTTATACCGCTAATTATTTCCCAGAAAAAAGTTATGTGTTAAGAGTTAAAGGCAAGGGTTTTATGCGAAACCAAATACGCTTAATGATGGGGACGCTATTCGATTTGGGCAAAGGAAAATTAACGTTAAAGGACATCGAATTAAGCTTGAAAGAAGACTACAACAAGAGAATGGACTATATCGCACCAGCATCGGGTCTAATTCTTAAAGATATAGAGTTTGAACCAAGATGA